The proteins below are encoded in one region of Neomonachus schauinslandi unplaced genomic scaffold, ASM220157v2 HiC_scaffold_2061, whole genome shotgun sequence:
- the TEX19 gene encoding testis-expressed protein 19, with protein sequence MCPPVSVRYGGEGMSYLHASWMYQLQHGDQLGVCFACFKAAFLELRDLLGLEDWEDEDWDPEPMDHAEAGPEQGGSPGMGFGWGQGQGHPAQGGTVDWGPGTLASAPAGSEEVGLDHHFVPTELEPHNAAPLGLGPEDADWTQGLPWRLDGPPTCSHWPSLPPPWQGFLKVDLPPGEPMVLELGTTRAVDPAEAEAWLRDLEVVSMVGCYDAIYLRKMTVGWTLRTPGRGWKLLLEPDELWVVRLQDAPQEQDLHKWKLSILEPCPPGQTEELVPADSALLKRGFTILSYSPWAKREAGEGASAARPQSSSSQGRDPSTTETWSHGPSGSRGPGEAPAAVGASALGELPCFQPFRPGPQN encoded by the coding sequence ATGTGCCCCCCGGTCAGCGTGCGGTATGGGGGCGAGGGCATGTCCTACCTCCACGCGTCCTGGATGTATCAGCTTCAGCATGGCGACCAGCTAGGGGTTTGCTTCGCTTGCTTCAAGGCTGCCTTTCTGGAACTCAGAGACTTGCTGGGGTTGGAAGACTGGGAAGATGAGGACTGGGACCCTGAGCCGATGGACCACGCCGAGGCGGGGCCTGAGCAGGGGGGGTCCCCGGGGATGGGGTTCGGCTGGGGGCAGGGCCAAGGTCACCCCGCACAGGGGGGCACTGTGGACTGGGGGCCAGGCACCCTGGCGTCAGCCCCTGCGGGGTCTGAGGAGGTGGGCCTGGACCACCACTTTGTGCCCACCGAGCTGGAGCCTCACAACGCAGCACCCTTGGGCCTGGGTCCTGAGGATGCCGACTGGACCCAGGGCCTGCCCTGGAGACTCGACGGGCCCCCCACCTGCTCGCACTGGCCGAGTCTCCCTCCTCCATGGCAGGGGTTTCTCAAAGTGGACCTGCCCCCGGGGGAGCCCATGGTGTTGGAGCTGGGCACCACCCGGGCCGTGGACCCTGCCGAGGCCGAGGCCTGGTTAAGGGACCTGGAGGTCGTCTCCATGGTGGGTTGCTACGATGCCATCTACCTCCGGAAGATGACAGTAGGGTGGACCCTGAGGACCCCGGGCCGGGGCTGGAAACTGCTGCTGGAGCCCGACGAGTTGTGGGTGGTGAGACTACAGGACGCGCCCCAGGAGCAGGACCTGCACAAGTGGAAGCTGAGCATTCTGGAGCCCTGTCCTCCAGGGCAGACCGAAGAGCTGGTCCCTGCGGACTCAGCCCTGCTTAAGAGGGGATTCACCATCCTCTCTTACTCACCCTGGGCCaaaagggaggcaggggagggggcctccgcaGCCAGGCCACAGTCCTCATCCTCCCAGGGACGGGATCCCAGCACCACTGAGACCTGGAGCCACGGGCCCAGTGGGTCCCGGGGGCCTGGGGAGGCCCCGGCTGCCGTGGGAGCCTCGGCCCTGGGGGAGCTGCCCTGTTTCCAGCCCTTCAGGCCAGGGCCCCAGAACTGA